The Geodermatophilaceae bacterium NBWT11 genome has a segment encoding these proteins:
- a CDS encoding deaminase produces the protein MRRLVAYELVSLDGVAEAPDEFISTWDDVMDANLARVIGTQDAVVLGRRSWDEWAPYWPDSDIEPFASFVNGVPKHVATSTPLDREWSGSSVIEGDLVAAVRELREQPGGDIGVHASLSVLRTLLAAGLVDTLSLVIVPTVAGRGRRLFDGVPALRWETVRSVTSPTGHLLVDYRAVVPD, from the coding sequence ATGCGCCGACTCGTCGCGTACGAGCTGGTGTCCTTGGACGGCGTCGCCGAGGCGCCGGACGAGTTCATCTCGACCTGGGACGACGTCATGGACGCCAACCTCGCCCGGGTCATCGGCACCCAGGACGCCGTGGTGCTCGGCCGGCGCAGCTGGGATGAGTGGGCGCCCTACTGGCCCGACAGCGACATCGAGCCGTTCGCGTCCTTCGTCAACGGGGTGCCCAAGCACGTCGCCACGAGCACCCCGCTGGACCGGGAGTGGTCCGGCAGCTCGGTGATCGAGGGCGATCTGGTCGCCGCGGTGCGGGAGCTGCGTGAGCAACCCGGGGGCGACATCGGCGTGCACGCCAGCCTCTCGGTGCTGCGGACGCTGCTCGCTGCCGGGCTGGTGGACACGCTGTCCCTCGTGATCGTCCCGACCGTCGCCGGCCGTGGGCGGCGGCTGTTCGACGGCGTCCCGGCCCTGCGGTGGGAGACCGTCCGGAGCGTCACCAGCCCGACCGGCCACCTGCTCGTGGACTACCGGGCCGTGGTCCCCGACTGA
- a CDS encoding HNH endonuclease has translation MTTTESPVRELAWFPTVVTSGGPLGEVQGEAAAIGRATAAQARAVAEFAELRPASVDRQPGEPGCASAETRAARPRVIAEVSEWAAQELVVALQITHHAAQALLVRSLTLVHRLPATLEALEGGVIHPGHLWAFTERVGAIEDPGVRARVERELLTWMTGRVTTPSQLTERARVLVLRHDAVGAAQRLAAAVRRRGVFCSAGREDGLEQLNAVLTTPEARACLDALGRYADSIDDDPESRTRSQKMADCLVDLILRPGETGLPVVTAQLTVVASVETLAGGDESGEVDGQVVPAEMVRHLARALGLLEEAPHVAAERAVDDEQCAGVVAGTESPPDQAPLRTSAPSEGDGPPGWAAADAAVQRAGEAVERARGQVSRARAAVVAAERAARRTEEQHRASPAGAVGRARTSVQAMTGARAGLQDKLGDLLRRTGGGGLADRPRAAVVDALSGTLLALTDARELRRVSSCGRPRCVRRPERCPHDLVDRPGLTPPGATDGYRPGRALDRFVRARDRRCRFPGCRRRVPRGGELDHDRRWPEGPTAHDNLIGYCTGHHRGKHQAPGWHHQLHPDGRLSVTTPTGLRTTTGPPPWPHAGPPLGGDHDSPPF, from the coding sequence ATGACGACGACGGAGAGCCCGGTGCGCGAACTGGCCTGGTTCCCGACTGTCGTCACCTCGGGCGGGCCGCTGGGCGAGGTGCAGGGGGAGGCTGCGGCCATCGGTCGGGCGACCGCAGCTCAGGCACGGGCGGTCGCCGAGTTCGCGGAGCTGCGGCCGGCGTCCGTCGATCGGCAGCCGGGAGAGCCGGGCTGTGCCTCGGCGGAGACGCGGGCAGCTCGACCGCGGGTGATCGCGGAGGTCAGTGAATGGGCGGCGCAGGAGCTGGTGGTCGCCCTGCAGATCACCCACCACGCTGCGCAGGCCCTGCTGGTCCGGTCGCTGACCCTGGTGCACCGGCTGCCCGCCACGCTGGAGGCCCTGGAGGGCGGGGTGATCCACCCGGGCCACCTGTGGGCGTTCACCGAGCGGGTCGGCGCGATCGAGGACCCCGGTGTGCGCGCCCGGGTCGAGCGCGAGCTGCTCACCTGGATGACGGGTCGGGTGACCACACCGTCGCAGCTGACCGAGCGGGCTCGGGTGCTCGTGCTGCGGCACGACGCCGTGGGGGCGGCGCAGCGGTTGGCGGCGGCGGTCCGTCGGCGGGGTGTGTTCTGCTCGGCCGGCCGGGAGGACGGCCTGGAACAGCTGAACGCCGTGCTGACCACCCCGGAGGCACGGGCCTGCCTGGATGCGCTGGGGCGGTACGCCGACTCGATCGACGACGACCCAGAGTCGCGCACCCGGTCGCAGAAGATGGCCGACTGCCTGGTCGACCTGATCCTGCGGCCCGGTGAGACCGGCCTCCCGGTGGTGACCGCGCAGCTCACGGTCGTCGCGTCTGTGGAGACCCTGGCCGGCGGCGACGAGTCAGGCGAGGTCGACGGGCAGGTGGTGCCGGCCGAGATGGTGCGGCACCTGGCCCGCGCCCTGGGGCTGCTCGAGGAGGCGCCTCACGTGGCCGCGGAGCGCGCGGTCGACGACGAGCAGTGTGCCGGCGTGGTCGCAGGCACGGAGTCGCCGCCGGACCAGGCGCCGCTCAGGACGAGCGCCCCCTCCGAGGGCGATGGGCCTCCGGGCTGGGCAGCGGCTGACGCTGCGGTGCAGCGGGCGGGGGAGGCGGTCGAGCGCGCCCGGGGGCAGGTGTCCCGAGCCCGAGCCGCGGTGGTGGCAGCCGAACGCGCTGCCCGTCGGACCGAGGAGCAGCACCGGGCGTCGCCCGCAGGTGCGGTGGGCCGGGCCCGGACCAGCGTGCAGGCGATGACCGGTGCGCGGGCCGGCCTGCAGGACAAGCTGGGTGACCTGCTCCGCCGGACCGGAGGGGGTGGGCTCGCCGACCGGCCGCGGGCTGCCGTGGTGGACGCCCTGAGCGGGACCCTGCTCGCGCTCACCGACGCCCGCGAGCTGCGTCGGGTGTCCTCGTGCGGCCGCCCGCGCTGTGTCCGTCGCCCGGAGCGCTGCCCGCACGACCTGGTCGACCGGCCCGGCCTCACGCCACCGGGCGCCACCGACGGGTACCGGCCGGGACGTGCGCTCGACCGGTTCGTCCGGGCCCGCGACCGCCGATGCCGGTTCCCGGGCTGCCGTCGCCGGGTCCCCCGCGGAGGGGAGCTCGACCACGACCGCCGCTGGCCGGAGGGGCCGACGGCGCACGACAACCTGATCGGCTACTGCACCGGCCACCACCGCGGCAAGCACCAGGCGCCGGGGTGGCACCACCAGCTGCACCCGGACGGGCGGCTCAGCGTCACGACACCGACGGGTCTGCGGACCACGACGGGACCACCGCCCTGGCCGCACGCTGGCCCACCCTTGGGAGGCGACCATGACTCGCCACCGTTCTGA
- the cydC gene encoding thiol reductant ABC exporter subunit CydC, which yields MSRGPLGPLEGVPGVRAALVRAAVVAVLQTGGLVLLAAGLAHALGRIVAGDSPLSMLALAAVGALVRAAAGALGEVLAARDARRSEDALRSALLERLASSPAAVEAAGGTGPAAVLATTRLHDLGPALATYLPALAQTLVVPPVLLLVLAGTDLLSAVLVAVTLPLVPVFMVLVGKYTADQTSAAARALDRIAGHVAELVRGLPVLTGLGRAADQAAALQELGARHRATTTATLRLAFLSALVLELIATLSVALVAVTVGIRLVEGDVGLAVGLTALLLAPEAFAPLRALGQAFHANADAGQAAGEARAVLAAPAPAPRPAAAADDPRGAAVTVTDLTVTHPGRAVPALPATSLTVAPGELVALAGPSGSGKSTLVAALAESLAPSAAVAGSLAGVPASVAVVPQHPRTVGETVADELRLHALVSREDALDAVVAEAFVVEALARVGGTDLAGRRCTTLSPGELQRVAVARALVRVRRGASLLLLDEPTAHLDEAATARVAGVLAGLRGTVTTVLVTHDPVLASLADRTVRLAGTGTAARPAAAPASSPAPVTALPQASPTTTAPGGAMAGSLSWPRAALTRAVAAGTLTALAGVALTGLSGWLILRAAEMPPILTLLVATAGVRGFGLARALLRWWERLTAHDAALRLAETTRVRVWAALARQGIAAERTPGSALGRVVGDVGLLQDLSVRVLTPPAVAGAAVLVTTGALALVEPTAAAGVLAVLAVGVAVVWALHRRVDAGIARTEAELRVAALRETATLLDGAADLRVHGAQGAVVAEVEALAGRQAAAARVGVRAGALSGGVVSLASGLAAVVGAGLGWAAGLTGPAVAVLALAPLALAEPLAGLVGALQRRGAWADARARVESVLTAPVAADPVHPAPAPTPVTELGTSDLTVGWPGGPDVLREVSLLADREGWLVVRGPSGAGKSTLLAALLAALRPRSGRYDLVGVDTATLTGDDIRAAMAWLPQEAHVFASSIRANLALAGPRGTVTEPQMRAALAAAGLGPLVDGLPAGLDAPVGAGGTALSGGERRRLAAARVLLADRDVVLLDEPTAHLDPPTAAALVRDLRTALAGRVVVCVTHDHSIAATGDRELRLDRQLAPV from the coding sequence GTGAGCCGGGGCCCGCTCGGCCCGCTGGAGGGCGTGCCGGGGGTGCGCGCGGCGCTGGTCCGGGCCGCGGTGGTGGCGGTGCTGCAGACCGGCGGGCTGGTGCTGCTGGCCGCGGGCCTGGCGCACGCGCTGGGCCGCATCGTCGCCGGGGACTCCCCACTGTCGATGCTGGCGCTGGCCGCCGTCGGTGCGCTGGTGCGGGCCGCGGCGGGTGCGTTGGGCGAGGTGCTGGCCGCCCGGGACGCCCGGCGCAGCGAGGACGCGCTCCGCTCCGCGTTGCTGGAGCGGTTGGCCTCCTCCCCGGCGGCGGTCGAGGCCGCCGGGGGGACCGGGCCGGCCGCGGTGCTGGCCACCACCCGGCTGCACGACCTCGGCCCGGCGCTGGCGACGTACCTGCCCGCGCTCGCGCAGACCCTCGTCGTCCCGCCCGTGCTGCTGCTCGTGCTGGCCGGCACCGACCTGCTCTCGGCGGTGCTGGTGGCGGTGACGCTGCCGCTGGTGCCGGTGTTCATGGTGCTGGTCGGGAAGTACACCGCCGACCAGACCTCGGCCGCCGCGCGGGCACTGGACCGGATCGCCGGGCACGTCGCCGAGCTGGTCCGCGGTCTGCCGGTGCTCACCGGCCTGGGCCGGGCTGCCGACCAGGCTGCCGCGCTGCAGGAGCTGGGTGCCCGGCACCGGGCGACGACGACGGCGACGCTGCGGCTGGCGTTCCTGTCGGCGCTCGTGCTCGAGCTGATCGCCACCCTGTCCGTCGCGCTGGTCGCGGTGACCGTGGGCATCCGGCTGGTCGAGGGCGACGTCGGGCTGGCCGTCGGGCTCACCGCGCTGCTGCTGGCCCCGGAGGCGTTCGCCCCGCTGCGGGCGCTGGGCCAGGCCTTCCACGCCAACGCCGACGCGGGGCAGGCCGCCGGGGAGGCCCGCGCCGTGCTCGCCGCTCCGGCTCCCGCTCCCCGGCCGGCCGCCGCGGCCGACGACCCCCGCGGTGCTGCCGTGACCGTCACCGACCTGACCGTCACGCACCCCGGCCGCGCGGTCCCAGCCCTCCCCGCGACGTCGCTGACCGTGGCGCCGGGCGAGCTGGTCGCGCTGGCCGGGCCGTCGGGATCGGGCAAGTCGACCCTGGTGGCCGCGCTGGCGGAGTCGCTGGCCCCGTCGGCAGCGGTCGCCGGCTCGCTGGCCGGAGTGCCGGCATCGGTGGCGGTGGTCCCGCAGCACCCACGGACCGTGGGCGAGACGGTGGCCGACGAGCTGCGGCTGCACGCGCTGGTGTCCCGGGAGGATGCGCTGGACGCCGTGGTCGCCGAGGCCTTCGTGGTCGAGGCGCTGGCCCGGGTCGGCGGCACCGACCTGGCCGGCCGTCGCTGCACGACGCTGTCGCCCGGAGAGCTGCAGCGGGTGGCGGTCGCCCGTGCGCTGGTGCGGGTGCGCCGCGGGGCGTCGCTGCTGCTGCTCGACGAGCCGACCGCGCACCTGGACGAGGCGGCCACCGCCCGGGTCGCCGGCGTGCTCGCCGGACTGCGCGGCACGGTGACCACCGTCCTGGTCACCCACGACCCGGTGCTGGCGTCGCTGGCCGACCGGACGGTGCGGCTGGCCGGGACCGGGACCGCTGCCCGTCCCGCCGCTGCCCCGGCATCGTCCCCGGCGCCCGTCACCGCCCTGCCGCAGGCCTCCCCCACGACCACCGCCCCCGGCGGCGCCATGGCCGGCTCGCTGTCCTGGCCCCGCGCCGCGCTGACCCGGGCTGTCGCGGCCGGCACCCTGACCGCACTGGCCGGGGTCGCCCTGACCGGGTTGTCGGGCTGGCTGATCCTCCGGGCGGCCGAGATGCCGCCGATCCTGACGCTGCTGGTCGCGACCGCCGGGGTGCGCGGCTTCGGGCTGGCCCGGGCGCTGCTGCGCTGGTGGGAGAGGCTGACCGCGCACGACGCCGCGCTCCGGCTGGCCGAGACCACCCGGGTGCGGGTCTGGGCCGCGCTGGCCCGGCAGGGCATCGCCGCCGAGCGGACCCCCGGCAGCGCGCTGGGCCGGGTGGTCGGCGACGTCGGTCTGCTGCAGGACCTGTCGGTGCGGGTGCTGACCCCGCCGGCGGTGGCCGGCGCCGCCGTGCTGGTGACCACCGGGGCGCTCGCCCTGGTCGAGCCGACCGCCGCGGCCGGGGTGCTGGCGGTCCTGGCCGTCGGGGTCGCCGTGGTGTGGGCGCTACACCGCCGGGTAGATGCCGGCATCGCGCGGACCGAGGCCGAGCTGCGGGTGGCCGCGTTGCGGGAGACCGCGACCCTGCTCGACGGTGCCGCCGATCTGCGGGTGCACGGCGCGCAGGGGGCCGTGGTGGCCGAGGTCGAGGCGCTGGCCGGCCGGCAGGCCGCGGCCGCCCGGGTCGGGGTGCGGGCCGGTGCGCTGTCGGGCGGGGTGGTGTCCCTGGCGAGCGGCCTGGCCGCCGTCGTGGGAGCCGGTCTGGGCTGGGCAGCGGGGTTGACCGGCCCCGCGGTGGCGGTGCTCGCGCTGGCGCCGCTGGCCCTGGCCGAGCCGCTGGCCGGGCTGGTCGGTGCGCTGCAGCGCCGGGGCGCCTGGGCCGACGCCCGGGCCCGCGTCGAGTCGGTGCTGACCGCACCGGTCGCCGCCGACCCGGTGCACCCCGCCCCTGCGCCGACCCCGGTGACCGAGCTGGGCACCTCGGACCTGACCGTCGGTTGGCCCGGTGGACCCGACGTGCTGCGGGAGGTGTCGCTGCTGGCCGACCGGGAGGGCTGGCTGGTCGTGCGGGGTCCGTCGGGGGCGGGCAAGTCGACGCTGCTGGCCGCGCTGCTGGCAGCCCTGCGCCCCCGGTCGGGCCGGTACGACCTGGTCGGCGTGGACACCGCGACGCTGACCGGCGACGACATCCGTGCCGCGATGGCGTGGCTGCCCCAAGAAGCGCACGTGTTCGCCTCCTCGATCCGGGCGAACCTGGCGCTGGCCGGCCCACGGGGCACGGTGACCGAGCCGCAGATGCGGGCCGCCCTGGCCGCGGCCGGTCTCGGGCCGCTGGTCGACGGCCTCCCTGCCGGCCTCGACGCCCCCGTCGGTGCCGGTGGGACGGCACTGTCCGGAGGCGAGCGCCGGCGCCTGGCCGCGGCCCGGGTGCTGCTGGCCGACCGGGACGTGGTGCTCCTCGACGAGCCGACCGCCCACCTCGACCCGCCCACGGCGGCCGCCCTGGTCCGAGACCTGCGCACCGCGCTGGCCGGTCGGGTGGTCGTCTGCGTGACCCACGACCACTCGATCGCCGCCACCGGCGACCGCGAGCTGCGGCTGGACCGGCAGCTGGCGCCGGTCTGA
- a CDS encoding ethanolamine ammonia-lyase subunit EutC, translating to MSSDAFDLLRSATRARVALGRAGDGLPTARLLEFRAAHAAARDAVHSPLDVPALVAALADTGLEVLEVASAAPDRATYLQRPDLGRQLSSSASLPTGEYDLALVIADGLSPLAVSEHAAGTVAAVLERLPGWSIAPLVVATQARVALGDPIGQALGARIVVVLVGERPGLSSADSLGLYLTFGPRTGRADSERNCISNVRPPHGLGYAQAADTLVALLQASRELGASGVVLKDEGVALPAGAG from the coding sequence ATGAGCTCGGACGCCTTCGACCTGCTGCGCTCGGCGACCCGCGCCCGGGTCGCCCTCGGCCGGGCCGGCGACGGGCTGCCGACGGCGCGGCTGCTGGAGTTCCGGGCCGCACACGCCGCTGCCCGGGACGCCGTGCACTCCCCGCTGGACGTGCCTGCCCTGGTCGCAGCGCTGGCGGACACCGGGCTCGAGGTGCTCGAGGTCGCGTCGGCCGCGCCGGACCGGGCGACCTACCTACAGCGACCCGACCTCGGCCGCCAGCTCTCCTCCTCGGCGTCGTTGCCCACGGGGGAGTACGACCTGGCGCTGGTGATCGCCGACGGTCTGTCCCCGCTGGCGGTCTCCGAGCACGCGGCGGGGACCGTCGCCGCGGTACTCGAACGACTCCCGGGCTGGTCGATCGCCCCGCTGGTGGTCGCCACCCAGGCCCGGGTGGCCCTCGGTGACCCGATCGGCCAGGCGCTGGGAGCCCGGATCGTCGTCGTCCTGGTGGGGGAGCGGCCTGGACTCTCCTCGGCGGACAGTCTCGGCCTCTACCTGACCTTCGGACCCCGTACCGGCCGCGCGGACAGCGAACGGAACTGCATCTCCAACGTCCGACCCCCGCACGGGCTCGGCTACGCGCAGGCGGCGGACACCCTGGTCGCGCTGCTCCAGGCCTCCCGCGAGCTCGGTGCCTCGGGCGTCGTGCTCAAGGACGAGGGGGTCGCGTTGCCCGCGGGTGCGGGCTGA
- a CDS encoding NAD(P)H-binding protein, whose protein sequence is MDVFLTGGTGLVGSHVLTALLADGHTVRALARSAASAAAVEAAGATAVRGELTDTDLVAREAVDADGVIHTASPGDETSADVDQAFLDAVLGAIANSGKPYLHTGGCWVHGSGQIDEDTPRAAPQLTAWRQPLDERVTSARDGVRSVLIEPGIVYATQDGQVAGITGVVLGGPTDDDGATQLPGSGDQHWTTVHAADLGRLYSLALTHAPAGSTYLGVSGQNPTVREIGEAAGLRVVGTSDEATNERLGLFGEALLLDQQATGEKARTELGWTPTEAPLLETVAR, encoded by the coding sequence ATGGACGTCTTCCTCACCGGTGGAACCGGTCTCGTCGGATCTCACGTGCTCACCGCGCTCCTCGCCGACGGGCACACCGTCCGGGCGCTGGCCCGCAGTGCCGCCTCCGCCGCCGCGGTCGAGGCCGCCGGCGCCACCGCTGTGCGCGGCGAGCTCACCGACACCGACCTCGTCGCCCGCGAGGCCGTCGACGCCGACGGCGTCATCCACACCGCCTCCCCCGGCGACGAGACCAGTGCTGACGTGGACCAGGCGTTCCTGGACGCAGTGCTCGGCGCGATCGCCAACAGCGGCAAGCCCTACCTGCACACCGGCGGTTGCTGGGTGCACGGCTCGGGCCAGATCGACGAGGACACCCCGCGGGCCGCACCGCAGCTCACCGCCTGGCGGCAGCCGCTCGACGAGCGGGTCACCTCCGCCCGCGACGGCGTGCGCTCCGTGCTGATCGAGCCCGGCATCGTCTACGCCACCCAGGACGGGCAGGTCGCCGGGATCACCGGCGTGGTGCTCGGCGGTCCGACCGATGACGACGGGGCGACCCAGCTGCCCGGCAGCGGGGACCAGCACTGGACCACCGTGCACGCTGCCGACCTGGGCCGGCTCTACTCCCTCGCGCTCACCCACGCCCCGGCCGGCAGCACCTACCTCGGGGTGAGCGGCCAGAACCCGACGGTCCGCGAGATCGGCGAGGCCGCCGGCCTGCGCGTGGTCGGCACCTCCGACGAGGCCACCAACGAGCGGTTGGGCCTGTTCGGCGAGGCGCTCCTGCTCGACCAGCAGGCCACCGGCGAGAAGGCCCGCACCGAGCTGGGCTGGACCCCCACCGAAGCCCCCCTGCTGGAGACCGTCGCACGCTGA
- a CDS encoding dihydrofolate reductase translates to MTFTGHVFLGMSVDGFIAREDDSLDFLSGSGEGAGDAGFTPFVDSIDALLMGRGTYDVIAGEQEWPYQGKPLHLLSTTVADDADPRLAAVHRTADDAIAALDDTGYRRVYVDGGRTVRELLARGRIQTLTLSRVPVLIGSGASLFGPLPRDVELEHVSTEVLGGGMVQTTYRVRESLQAESD, encoded by the coding sequence ATGACCTTCACCGGACACGTCTTCCTCGGCATGAGCGTCGACGGCTTCATCGCCCGCGAGGACGACTCGCTCGACTTCCTCAGCGGCAGCGGAGAGGGCGCCGGCGACGCGGGGTTCACGCCCTTCGTCGACAGCATCGACGCCCTGCTGATGGGCCGCGGCACCTACGACGTCATCGCCGGCGAGCAGGAGTGGCCCTACCAGGGCAAGCCCCTGCACCTGCTGAGCACGACCGTCGCCGACGACGCCGACCCCCGGCTGGCCGCCGTGCACCGCACCGCCGACGACGCGATCGCCGCCCTGGACGACACCGGGTACCGCCGGGTCTACGTCGACGGCGGGCGCACGGTGCGCGAGCTCCTGGCCCGCGGGCGGATCCAGACCTTGACACTGTCGCGGGTGCCGGTGCTCATCGGGTCCGGTGCGTCGCTGTTCGGTCCGTTGCCGCGCGACGTGGAGCTCGAGCACGTCTCGACCGAGGTGCTGGGCGGCGGGATGGTGCAGACGACCTACCGCGTCCGGGAATCGTTGCAGGCCGAGAGCGATTGA
- a CDS encoding cytochrome ubiquinol oxidase subunit I produces the protein MDVLEIARWQFGITTVYHFLMVPLTIGLGLLVAVMHTMWVRTGRAEWLRMTRFWGRIYLINFVLGVATGLVQEFQFGLAWSAYSRFVGDVFGSVLALEALLAFFLESTFLGLWIFGWGRIPKKLHLATLWAAVIGSIISAYFIIAANSWMQHPVGVVLDTSSGEPRARQVDFFAVMTNNTALAAFSHAIVASLMVAGGLLVGVGLWHLRKRALADRPRDEVDHQVWRRSVRVGGYVSLAAFALVALTGDWQGKLMYQQQPLKMSSAEALCETEAPASFSLFAFSKLGSNECDDVHSITIPYILSFLAHSDFSSPVPGVNELQEQYADTYGATYPDDPSYGDKAGEPIDYTPVLAVTYWGFRLMIGMGAVSAGVAAYALWATRRGRVPTSRIGVYGSLAAVGAPFVGNAAGWIFTEMGRQPFVVYPNPDVPVSEQVYFFTAQAVSPGISAAEVWTSLITLGVLYGALAVIELGLITRFVRKGVTDGDTTPTPGVGTGAAPDDAPRADDDASDDVLQFAH, from the coding sequence GTGGACGTGCTCGAGATCGCACGCTGGCAGTTCGGCATCACGACCGTCTACCACTTCCTGATGGTCCCGCTGACCATCGGCCTGGGGCTCCTGGTCGCCGTCATGCACACCATGTGGGTGCGCACCGGCCGGGCCGAGTGGCTGCGGATGACCCGGTTCTGGGGCCGCATCTACCTGATCAACTTCGTGCTCGGCGTGGCCACCGGACTGGTCCAGGAGTTCCAGTTCGGGCTCGCCTGGAGCGCCTACTCCCGCTTCGTCGGCGACGTGTTCGGCTCGGTGCTGGCCCTGGAGGCGCTGCTGGCGTTCTTCCTGGAGTCCACGTTCCTGGGGCTGTGGATCTTCGGCTGGGGCCGGATCCCGAAGAAGCTGCACCTGGCCACGCTGTGGGCCGCCGTCATCGGCTCGATCATCAGCGCGTACTTCATCATCGCGGCCAACTCCTGGATGCAGCACCCGGTGGGCGTCGTGCTGGACACCTCCAGCGGTGAGCCCCGGGCCCGCCAGGTCGACTTCTTCGCGGTGATGACCAACAACACCGCTCTCGCCGCCTTCAGCCACGCGATCGTCGCCTCGCTGATGGTCGCCGGCGGCCTGCTGGTCGGCGTCGGCCTGTGGCACCTGCGCAAGCGGGCACTGGCCGACCGGCCGCGCGACGAGGTCGACCACCAGGTGTGGCGCCGGTCGGTGCGCGTCGGCGGCTACGTCTCGCTGGCCGCGTTCGCGCTCGTCGCCCTCACCGGTGACTGGCAGGGCAAGCTCATGTACCAGCAGCAGCCGCTGAAGATGAGCTCGGCCGAGGCGCTGTGCGAGACCGAGGCGCCGGCGTCGTTCTCGCTGTTCGCCTTCTCCAAGCTGGGCAGCAACGAGTGCGACGACGTGCACTCGATCACGATCCCCTACATCCTCTCGTTCCTGGCCCACAGCGACTTCTCCTCGCCGGTGCCCGGGGTCAACGAGCTGCAGGAGCAGTACGCCGACACCTACGGCGCGACCTACCCCGACGACCCGAGCTACGGCGACAAGGCCGGCGAGCCGATCGACTACACGCCGGTCCTGGCCGTCACCTACTGGGGCTTCCGGTTGATGATCGGGATGGGCGCGGTGTCCGCGGGCGTCGCTGCCTACGCGCTGTGGGCGACCCGGCGCGGCCGGGTGCCGACGTCCCGGATCGGGGTCTACGGCTCCCTCGCCGCGGTCGGTGCCCCGTTCGTGGGCAACGCCGCGGGCTGGATCTTCACCGAGATGGGCCGCCAGCCCTTCGTCGTCTACCCGAACCCCGACGTCCCGGTGTCCGAGCAGGTCTACTTCTTCACCGCCCAGGCGGTCTCCCCCGGCATCTCCGCGGCCGAGGTCTGGACGTCGCTCATCACCCTCGGCGTGCTCTACGGGGCGCTCGCGGTGATCGAGCTGGGGCTGATCACCCGTTTCGTCCGCAAGGGCGTGACGGACGGCGACACCACCCCCACCCCCGGCGTCGGCACCGGTGCAGCGCCGGACGACGCACCCCGCGCTGACGACGACGCCAGCGACGACGTCCTCCAGTTCGCCCACTGA
- the cydB gene encoding cytochrome d ubiquinol oxidase subunit II, translating into MDLQTLWFVAVAVLWTGFLLLEGFDFGVAALLPVLGRKPADRNLMLRTIGPLWDGNEVWLVTAVGAVFAAFPGWYATWLPAMYLPFVLVLVGLIVRAVAFEWRHSSHDPRWEAAWTRVIVGGSLVAAGGIGAALGATTLGLPVGEGGIRVGGPFAGWSWPALLGAVAVLSFSLVHGALFLSLKTDGELRVRARALALRLAPVGALPLLAWAGLVQLRSGSFVTGLLWVVAALAVVVTWARLKVGREGQAFAGWAVLLLASSATVFAGMFPVVLPSTIDPAFDVLVTDASVSDYTLTVMTWVAGFGLPVVLGYQAWTYWVFRKRLTAEPEHETAAA; encoded by the coding sequence ATGGACCTGCAGACCCTCTGGTTCGTCGCCGTCGCGGTGCTCTGGACCGGCTTCCTCCTCCTGGAGGGCTTCGACTTCGGCGTCGCGGCCCTGCTCCCGGTGCTCGGCCGCAAGCCCGCGGACCGGAACCTCATGCTGCGCACCATCGGCCCGCTCTGGGACGGCAACGAGGTGTGGCTGGTGACCGCGGTCGGGGCGGTGTTCGCCGCCTTCCCCGGCTGGTACGCCACCTGGCTGCCGGCGATGTACCTGCCGTTCGTCCTGGTGCTGGTCGGGCTGATCGTGCGGGCGGTGGCCTTCGAGTGGCGGCACTCCTCGCACGACCCGCGCTGGGAAGCCGCCTGGACCCGGGTGATCGTCGGCGGCTCGCTCGTCGCAGCCGGCGGGATCGGCGCCGCGCTGGGCGCGACCACGCTGGGGCTGCCGGTCGGCGAGGGCGGGATCCGGGTGGGCGGGCCGTTCGCCGGCTGGTCGTGGCCGGCGCTGCTGGGCGCGGTCGCGGTGCTGTCGTTCTCCCTCGTGCACGGGGCGCTGTTCCTGTCGCTGAAGACCGACGGCGAGCTGCGGGTGCGGGCCCGGGCGCTGGCGCTGCGGCTGGCCCCGGTGGGTGCGCTGCCGCTGCTGGCCTGGGCCGGGCTGGTGCAGCTGCGCTCGGGCTCGTTCGTCACCGGCCTGCTGTGGGTGGTCGCGGCGCTGGCCGTGGTCGTCACCTGGGCGCGGCTGAAGGTGGGCCGGGAGGGTCAGGCGTTCGCCGGCTGGGCGGTGCTGCTGCTGGCCTCGTCGGCCACGGTGTTCGCCGGGATGTTCCCGGTGGTGCTGCCCTCGACGATCGACCCGGCCTTCGACGTGCTGGTCACCGATGCCTCGGTCAGCGACTACACGCTGACGGTGATGACCTGGGTCGCCGGGTTCGGGCTGCCGGTGGTGCTGGGCTACCAGGCCTGGACCTACTGGGTGTTCCGCAAGCGGCTGACGGCCGAGCCCGAGCACGAGACGGCCGCCGCGTGA